In one window of Lynx canadensis isolate LIC74 chromosome B3, mLynCan4.pri.v2, whole genome shotgun sequence DNA:
- the CB3H15orf48 gene encoding normal mucosa of esophagus-specific gene 1 protein produces MNLFQLLRKKKELIPLVLMMTTAAGGASAFAVYSLQKTDVIIDRKKNPEPWETVDPNVPSKLITINQQWKPIEELQKVRRATK; encoded by the exons ATGAACCTCTTCCAACTcctgaggaaaaagaaggaa CTTATTCCTTTGGTGCTGATGATGACCACAGCAGCGGGTGGAGCTTCGGCTTTTGCAGTATATTCCCTTCAAAAGACTGATGTGAT caTTGAtcggaaaaaaaatccagaaccTTGGGAAACTGTGGATCCTAATGTACCTAGCAAG cttaTAACAATCAACCAACAATGGAAGCCCATTGAAGAGTTGCAGAAGGTCCGAAGGGCCACCAAATGA